The Helianthus annuus cultivar XRQ/B chromosome 16, HanXRQr2.0-SUNRISE, whole genome shotgun sequence genome includes a window with the following:
- the LOC110915283 gene encoding uncharacterized protein LOC110915283, with the protein MEEKQLDLNAPLLSVRRLSPARRNIDQIPTNSVAKSRPTRQQSLPASKPQWEPEQEVTKPAAIPFIWEQIPGQAKYRKTPNSNPPEPATNSPRLCSTINSNDEQPSEELLHPDAFDTLSMSYSSYSCNYSEDNSDAESLTSFGIDFNTREYLMNRFLPAAKSMIVETPQYVTKKQEPVPEPPTYVKKVYSGELRPLLLEKYPVNSLNQESDKECVVVDETKKKSGKKGFGLFFLPRICTRRSSCISNPMTGPKTKVHQSQSPRAESPGPAPGPIPRLSRRTSYSGPLTPSLEKQAMDAVIKKRAESRPKEAHETQHKSNPFTRSGNSLPSSPHRSLSRSGRSISPYRNESPRSPFHDGARFLGVPKDVQNRIAQPKTCPSLNVKSHFSPRLIHDSPPVVPEKTLYIDWNEKSTSPTPQEAKIETDGDVDGSVRVPPLPKSPSESWLRRKMSLRSHFPKKMQPVPIEKSPKSGPKWETIVKTSNVHHDHVRYSEELLNVSKYSEISF; encoded by the exons ATGGAGGAAAAACAGCTTGATTTGAATGCCCCTCTACTCTCCGTAAGACGATTATCACCCGCTCGTCGAAATATCGACCAAATACCGACCAATTCGGTTGCAAAATCAAGACCAACCCGACAACAATCGCTTCCAGCTTCCAAACCCCAGTGGGAACCCGAACAAGAAGTCACGAAACCCGCAGCCATTCCCTTCATCTGGGAACAAATTCCGGGCCAAGCAAAATACCGAAAAACCCCCAATTCAAACCCGCCTGAACCCGCCACGAATTCTCCAAGACTTTGTTCAACTATAAACTCAAATGATGAACAACCATCAGAAGAGTTGTTACATCCTGATGCATTTGACACACTTTCCATGTCGTATTCGTCGTATTCGTGCAATTACAGCGAAGATAACAGCGATGCAGAGTCGTTAACATCGTTTGGTATCGATTTCAACACTCGTGAGTATCTAATGAACCGGTTTTTGCCAGCTGCGAAGTCTATGATAGTTGAAACTCCACAATATGTTACCAAGAAGCAGGAACCTGTTCCTGAGCCACCTACGTATGTTAAGAAGGTTTATAGCGGCGAACTGAGGCCGTTATTGCTCGAAAAGTATCCGGTTAATTCGCTTAATCAGGAGAGTGATAAGGAATGCGTGGTGGTTGATGAGACGAAGAAGAAGTCGGGTAAAAAGGGGTTTGGATTGTTTTTTCTGCCTCGGATATGCACGAGACGTTCTTCGTGTATTTCGAATCCGATGACTGGACCGAAGACGAAGGTTCATCAGAGTCAGTCTCCGAGGGCGGAATCACCGGGTCCGGCTCCGGGTCCGATTCCCCGGCTGTCAAGAAGAACGTCGTACAGTGGACCACTGACTCCCAGTCTTGAGAAG CAAGCTATGGATGCCGTAATCAAGAAGCGAGCCGAGTCACGACCGAAAGAGGCCCACGAAACTCAACATAAATCAAATCCATTCACTCGATCGGGTAACTCACTACCATCATCTCCCCATCGAAGTTTGTCGCGTAGCGGTCGCAGTATATCCCCCTATCGTAACGAATCCCCTCGCTCTCCGTTCCACGATGGGGCCCGGTTTCTTGGAGTTCCAAAAGACGTTCAAAATCGAATCGCACAACCCAAAACTTGCCCGTCCCTTAATGTGAAAAGTCATTTTTCGCCTCGTTTGATACACGATAGTCCTCCGGTTGTACCCGAGAAAACATTGTACATAGATTGGAATGAAAAATCAACAAGCCCGACGCCACAAGAGGCCAAGATTGAGACAGATGGTGATGTGGATGGCTCGGTTCGTGTGCCTCCGTTGCCTAAATCACCCTCGGAATCATGGCTTCGGCGTAAGATGAGTTTAAGAAGTCATTTTCCTAAGAAAATGCAACCGGTTCCTATTGAGAAGAGTCCTAAAAGTGGACCAAAATGGGAGACCATTGTGAAGACTTCTAATGTGCATCATGATCATGTCCGGTATTCCGAG GAACTACTTAACGTTTCCAAGTACAGCGAGATCtcattttga